In Candidatus Manganitrophaceae bacterium, the genomic stretch GAACTCGTCTCACTGAAAGGGGAGACGATCACCCAGGAGAACCTGATCGGCAAAGCGACACTCGTTGTCTTTTGGGCCTCGTGGTGCGGTACTTGTCAGAATGAACTCCCAAAGATTGCCCGCCTTTTAAAGAAGCTTGGGGGTAAGCCCTTCCAGGTCTTTGCGATCGGATTTAAGGATACACGCAAGAATATCAGGGGCTACGTTGCATCGCACCAAGAGGCCTTTCCCTACTCAGTTTTTTATGATACGAGAAATCAGGTTTCAAGGCGGTTTGGCGCGCGTGTCACCCCGACCCTTTTCCTCTTTGACAAGAAAGGGGAACTGGTCGTCCCCTTCCAGGGAGGGGGATTGTTGGATCATCCTCAATTCGAAAAAGTACTCCAGGATATTCTAAAAGCATAGAAAAAGAGCCCAAGATCAGCGATTGATTTTGGGGCAAACAGTCAAGTCGCCTGAAAGACAAGGCCAGAGGCCATAAGGACGATCGAA encodes the following:
- a CDS encoding TlpA family protein disulfide reductase, which gives rise to MINRRRGTMKKALLITILLLSTVVPFGAIQADETRQKAPPFELVSLKGETITQENLIGKATLVVFWASWCGTCQNELPKIARLLKKLGGKPFQVFAIGFKDTRKNIRGYVASHQEAFPYSVFYDTRNQVSRRFGARVTPTLFLFDKKGELVVPFQGGGLLDHPQFEKVLQDILKA